One genomic region from uncultured Fusobacterium sp. encodes:
- a CDS encoding N(4)-(beta-N-acetylglucosaminyl)-L-asparaginase encodes MRKWGIIATWRMAADGVALGADILKNDGKCQDAIEKAIMQVEDYPFYKSVGYGGLPNENCEVELDAAFMDGKTLSIGAVAGIKDYKNPVSIARKLSADRFNIFLVGAGAEAYAHKNGFVRQNMLTERAKKTWEIRMKEINEKNLSPYDGHDTVCMIGLDSEKDMAVATSTSGLFMKRRGRVGDSPVSGSGFYVDNEVGGAAATGLGEDIMKGCLSYETVQRMRNGMSPMEAAQSAVEDFSEQLRKRRGVAGAISVIAMNNKGEWGIGTNVEFTFVASTSEEEPKVYLANPVFNEDKTVREVKIEVASKEYMEEYKRNIQKPLEEI; translated from the coding sequence ATGAGAAAGTGGGGAATTATAGCAACATGGAGAATGGCTGCTGATGGTGTTGCTCTAGGTGCTGATATATTAAAAAATGATGGAAAATGTCAAGATGCAATAGAAAAAGCAATAATGCAAGTTGAGGATTATCCTTTCTATAAATCAGTAGGTTATGGAGGACTTCCAAATGAAAATTGTGAAGTTGAATTAGATGCAGCTTTTATGGATGGAAAAACACTATCAATAGGAGCAGTAGCAGGAATAAAAGATTATAAAAATCCTGTAAGTATTGCTAGAAAATTAAGTGCAGATAGATTTAATATTTTCTTAGTAGGGGCTGGAGCAGAAGCTTATGCACATAAAAATGGATTTGTAAGACAAAATATGCTTACAGAGAGAGCTAAAAAAACTTGGGAAATAAGAATGAAAGAGATAAATGAAAAGAATCTTTCACCATATGATGGACATGATACTGTATGTATGATTGGATTAGATAGTGAAAAAGATATGGCAGTTGCAACTTCAACAAGTGGATTATTCATGAAAAGAAGAGGAAGAGTTGGAGATTCTCCAGTGTCAGGATCTGGATTTTATGTAGATAATGAAGTTGGAGGAGCAGCAGCAACAGGACTTGGAGAGGATATTATGAAAGGTTGTCTTTCATATGAAACTGTTCAAAGAATGAGAAATGGAATGTCTCCAATGGAAGCTGCACAATCAGCAGTTGAAGATTTTTCAGAACAATTAAGAAAAAGAAGAGGAGTAGCCGGGGCTATATCTGTTATTGCAATGAATAACAAGGGTGAATGGGGAATAGGAACAAACGTAGAATTTACTTTTGTAGCATCAACATCTGAAGAGGAGCCAAAAGTATATTTAGCAAATCCTGTATTTAATGAGGATAAAACAGTTAGAGAGGTTAAAATAGAAGTAGCATCTAAAGAATATATGGAAGAGTATAAGAGAAATATTCAAAAACCATTGGAAGAAATATAA
- a CDS encoding AraC family transcriptional regulator, with product MKYFEFKENIVHGSAKFPFAYYFVNNYHPRYHMIMHWHNECELIRIISGTFNIKINMSSYTAEAGDIIFLNSGCIHSGIPKDCVYECVVFDVTSLLQKNPLGNTELNDIIQYKKEIKNLYKKDSAETYNVLNHIFDLMKTKEPGYQLRIYGSCYYFLGLVEKYNLYIKEEKLSITNKKTLFQMKKVLSLIQTKYMEEIGLEDIASILKMNEKYFCKFFKQMTNKTPIEYLNWYRIECACEKIKSSSLSLTEIAYDCGFNDTSYFTKVFKKYNGMSPREYKKLYFKS from the coding sequence ATGAAATATTTCGAATTTAAAGAAAATATAGTACATGGATCTGCAAAATTCCCATTTGCTTACTATTTTGTAAATAATTATCACCCTCGTTATCATATGATCATGCATTGGCATAATGAATGTGAACTAATTCGAATTATTTCTGGAACATTTAATATAAAAATAAATATGTCATCCTATACTGCTGAAGCTGGTGATATAATTTTCTTAAATAGTGGATGTATCCATTCAGGAATTCCAAAAGATTGTGTCTATGAATGTGTTGTTTTTGATGTAACTTCTCTTCTACAAAAGAATCCATTGGGAAATACTGAGTTAAACGATATTATACAATATAAAAAAGAGATAAAAAATCTTTATAAAAAAGACTCAGCTGAAACATATAATGTTCTTAACCATATCTTTGATCTCATGAAAACTAAAGAACCTGGATATCAACTTAGGATATATGGATCTTGTTATTATTTTTTAGGACTTGTTGAAAAGTATAATTTATATATTAAAGAGGAAAAATTATCAATAACTAATAAAAAAACTTTATTCCAAATGAAAAAAGTTCTATCTTTAATTCAGACAAAATATATGGAAGAAATTGGACTTGAAGATATCGCCTCTATTTTAAAAATGAATGAAAAATATTTTTGTAAATTTTTTAAACAAATGACAAATAAAACACCTATTGAATATTTGAATTGGTATAGAATAGAATGTGCTTGTGAAAAAATTAAATCTTCCTCTCTTTCTTTAACAGAAATAGCATATGATTGTGGTTTTAATGATACTAGTTACTTTACTAAAGTTTTTAAAAAATATAATGGAATGAGCCCTAGAGAATATAAAAAGCTTTATTTTAAATCTTAA
- a CDS encoding RbsD/FucU domain-containing protein — MLKNIPNIISPELLKILSEMGHSDFLVIADGNFPAESMGKNSRVIRMDGHNVPEVLDAILQLFPLDTYAKTPVALMEVMKGDTVKTPIWDEYKSIVKKYDERGAEAFENIERFAFYEKAKDAYVIIATSEKALYANIILQKGVL; from the coding sequence ATGTTAAAAAATATACCAAATATTATTTCACCTGAACTTTTAAAAATTCTTTCAGAAATGGGACATAGTGATTTTTTAGTTATTGCAGATGGGAACTTTCCAGCAGAATCTATGGGGAAAAATAGTAGAGTAATAAGAATGGATGGACATAATGTTCCAGAAGTTTTAGACGCAATTTTACAATTATTTCCATTAGATACTTATGCTAAAACACCAGTTGCACTTATGGAAGTTATGAAAGGAGATACAGTTAAAACTCCTATTTGGGATGAATATAAGTCTATAGTAAAAAAATATGATGAAAGAGGAGCAGAAGCTTTTGAAAATATAGAAAGATTTGCTTTTTATGAAAAAGCGAAAGATGCTTATGTAATTATTGCAACAAGTGAAAAAGCATTATATGCAAATATAATACTTCAAAAAGGGGTTCTATAA
- a CDS encoding 2-oxoacid:acceptor oxidoreductase family protein, which produces MREIFEIRWHGRGGQGAKTASLLLADAAFSGGMYVQGFPEYGPERMGAPITAYNRISKNRVTVHSNIYEPDFVVVVDETLIESVDVTKGLKEDGAIIINSSKSASEFKPLLKGYKGKVYTCDARTISEETLGKNFPNTPMLGAVVKVSEVMEEEAFLNAMEESFKHKFASKPEVLKGNMEALTRSMREVKE; this is translated from the coding sequence ATGAGAGAAATTTTTGAAATCAGGTGGCATGGAAGAGGGGGACAAGGTGCTAAAACAGCATCTCTTCTTTTAGCAGATGCTGCATTTAGTGGTGGAATGTATGTACAAGGTTTCCCTGAATACGGACCTGAAAGAATGGGAGCTCCAATAACAGCCTACAATCGTATATCTAAAAATAGAGTAACTGTGCACTCTAATATATATGAACCAGATTTTGTTGTAGTTGTTGATGAAACTCTTATTGAAAGTGTTGATGTTACAAAGGGATTAAAAGAGGATGGAGCTATTATTATAAATAGTTCAAAATCTGCATCTGAGTTTAAACCATTATTAAAAGGTTACAAAGGAAAGGTTTATACTTGTGATGCTAGAACTATCTCTGAAGAAACACTTGGTAAAAATTTCCCTAATACTCCTATGTTAGGGGCAGTAGTAAAAGTTAGTGAAGTTATGGAAGAAGAAGCATTTTTAAATGCTATGGAAGAATCTTTTAAACATAAATTTGCAAGTAAGCCTGAAGTATTAAAAGGAAATATGGAAGCATTAACTCGTTCTATGAGAGAGGTGAAAGAATAA
- a CDS encoding thiamine pyrophosphate-dependent enzyme has translation MAYNFKKEMEKPERLTGGHRMCAGCGAPVAVRGVLRALKEEDQAVICSATSCLEVSTFLYPYTAWKDSFIHSAFENAAATISGAETAYRVLKKKGKIDDTYKFIAFGGDGGTYDIGFQSLSGAMERGHDMVYVCYDNEAYMNTGIQRSSATPIGADTTTTPLGSESTGKNQTRKELSDVMAAHNIPYVAQTTFMGNFKDLHEKAEKAIYTEGAAFLNILAPCPRGWRYESEDLMEMCKLAVETCYWPLFEVINGEWKLTYRPKKKLPIEEFLKKQGRFKHLFKPENRHIIDRIQKDVDTKWERLLKRCGEEL, from the coding sequence ATGGCATATAATTTCAAAAAAGAGATGGAAAAACCAGAAAGACTTACTGGTGGACATAGAATGTGTGCTGGTTGTGGAGCACCAGTTGCAGTAAGAGGAGTATTAAGAGCTCTAAAAGAGGAAGATCAAGCTGTTATTTGTAGTGCTACAAGTTGCCTTGAAGTTTCAACTTTCCTTTATCCTTATACAGCTTGGAAAGATTCTTTTATTCACTCTGCTTTTGAAAATGCTGCTGCTACTATCAGTGGAGCTGAAACAGCATATAGAGTTTTAAAGAAAAAAGGTAAAATTGATGATACATATAAATTTATAGCTTTTGGGGGAGATGGAGGAACATATGATATAGGGTTCCAATCACTTTCTGGAGCTATGGAAAGAGGACATGATATGGTTTATGTATGCTATGATAACGAAGCATATATGAACACTGGTATTCAAAGATCTTCTGCTACTCCTATTGGAGCAGATACTACAACTACTCCACTTGGAAGTGAAAGTACAGGAAAAAATCAAACTAGAAAAGAGCTTTCAGATGTAATGGCAGCTCATAATATTCCATATGTTGCTCAAACTACATTTATGGGAAATTTCAAAGATTTACATGAAAAAGCTGAAAAAGCTATCTATACAGAGGGAGCAGCTTTCTTAAATATTCTTGCTCCTTGTCCTAGAGGATGGAGATATGAAAGTGAAGATCTAATGGAGATGTGTAAATTAGCTGTAGAAACTTGTTACTGGCCTCTTTTTGAAGTAATAAATGGTGAATGGAAACTAACTTACAGACCTAAGAAAAAACTTCCTATTGAAGAGTTCTTAAAGAAACAAGGAAGATTTAAACATCTTTTCAAACCTGAAAACAGACATATCATTGATAGAATTCAAAAAGATGTAGATACTAAATGGGAAAGACTTTTAAAAAGATGTGGAGAAGAATTATAA
- a CDS encoding PTS sugar transporter subunit IIB: MKKILLLCDAGMSTSLMVKKMKEAAEKKGIETEIAAVSIAKFEENLDNYDVFLLGPQVKYKKAKLEPIAAAKGKKVEVINTIDYGMMKGEKVLEQALALIG, translated from the coding sequence ATGAAAAAAATATTATTATTATGTGATGCAGGAATGTCAACAAGCCTTATGGTTAAAAAAATGAAAGAAGCAGCAGAGAAAAAAGGGATTGAAACTGAAATTGCTGCAGTAAGTATAGCAAAATTTGAAGAAAATTTAGATAACTATGATGTATTTCTATTAGGACCACAAGTAAAATATAAAAAAGCTAAACTTGAGCCAATAGCAGCAGCTAAAGGAAAAAAAGTAGAAGTTATCAATACAATAGATTATGGTATGATGAAAGGTGAAAAAGTATTAGAACAAGCTCTAGCTTTAATTGGATAG
- a CDS encoding PTS lactose/cellobiose transporter subunit IIA, translating into MNMDLEEIAMTIVGNSGEARSLAYEALSEAKNGNFEAAEELLKEAREKSLKAHEMQTELICNEADGNKVEINLLMVHAQDHLMNSILARELVEEMIEMYKAIGVRK; encoded by the coding sequence ATGAATATGGATTTAGAAGAAATAGCAATGACAATAGTAGGAAACTCTGGAGAGGCTAGAAGCTTAGCTTATGAAGCTTTAAGTGAAGCTAAAAATGGAAATTTTGAGGCTGCTGAGGAACTTTTAAAAGAAGCTAGAGAAAAATCTTTAAAAGCACATGAGATGCAAACAGAACTTATTTGTAATGAAGCTGATGGAAATAAAGTTGAAATTAACCTTCTTATGGTTCATGCACAAGATCATTTAATGAACTCAATATTAGCAAGAGAATTAGTTGAGGAAATGATAGAGATGTATAAAGCAATAGGAGTGAGAAAATAA
- a CDS encoding replication initiation protein: MKLNFLKTNINIDFSKYLSKKEREFIKSLDIKEKTITISLEKFIKDYNLVSEEEVIKFFTSLLNKYIILSSKPDNYISYISILQSFQIIEDKITFTFSDEILSSFKKETYFEKLGINKILTLEEKFSYKLFQYLKHRSENIIFISLEDLRELLEIKESYKRFYDIEKNILLPILKDLNENGNMYITYNKNKSGEYKTARILGVTFKKENSDIKNSAINEIMQLISHKINDFSEIYNLIINNLSEHGEEYVRENVEFALNNSSGNFDVYLKKLFNRELIVKKPYLTIKKKFKSLFDLHMEVLKIAQKESDYPSNLKFLIKIYSLKDGDSIICDGKDIYLKITYSKNSISLIEIFHQDI; encoded by the coding sequence ATGAAACTTAATTTTTTAAAAACTAATATAAATATTGACTTTTCAAAATATCTTAGTAAGAAAGAGAGAGAGTTTATAAAATCTCTTGATATAAAAGAAAAAACTATAACTATCTCTTTAGAAAAATTTATAAAAGATTATAATCTTGTTTCTGAAGAGGAAGTTATAAAATTTTTTACATCTCTTTTAAATAAATATATTATTCTATCTTCAAAACCAGATAATTATATTAGTTATATATCTATTTTACAATCTTTTCAAATTATAGAAGATAAAATAACTTTTACATTTTCCGATGAAATTTTAAGTTCTTTTAAAAAGGAAACTTATTTTGAAAAGTTAGGAATTAATAAGATTCTCACTCTTGAAGAGAAGTTCTCATATAAATTATTCCAATATTTAAAACATAGATCAGAGAATATTATTTTTATCTCTTTAGAGGATCTTAGAGAACTTTTAGAGATAAAAGAATCCTATAAAAGATTCTATGATATTGAAAAAAATATTCTTCTCCCTATTTTAAAAGACTTAAACGAAAATGGGAATATGTATATTACATATAATAAAAATAAAAGTGGAGAATATAAAACTGCTAGGATTTTAGGAGTAACTTTTAAAAAGGAAAATTCAGATATTAAAAATAGTGCTATTAATGAAATTATGCAGCTAATTAGTCATAAAATTAATGATTTCTCAGAGATCTATAATCTTATTATAAATAATCTTTCTGAACATGGTGAGGAATATGTTAGAGAAAATGTTGAATTTGCTTTAAATAACAGTAGTGGAAACTTTGATGTTTATCTAAAAAAACTATTCAATAGAGAATTAATAGTTAAAAAACCATATCTAACTATTAAAAAGAAATTTAAAAGTCTTTTTGATCTTCATATGGAAGTTTTAAAGATTGCCCAAAAAGAGAGTGATTACCCTTCTAACCTCAAATTTTTAATAAAAATTTACTCTTTAAAAGATGGTGATAGTATTATTTGTGATGGAAAAGATATATACTTAAAAATCACTTATAGTAAAAACAGTATCTCACTTATAGAAATATTCCATCAAGATATCTAA
- a CDS encoding 4Fe-4S binding protein, translated as MKNKAGVPITEEITWQDITPGGIVYEAGSAAHFRTGDWRSMKPVFLKDKCTNCLLCVPCCPDSAIPVKNGERLDFDMDHCKGCGICYKACPFKAIEFIKE; from the coding sequence ATGAAAAATAAAGCTGGTGTACCTATCACTGAAGAGATAACTTGGCAAGATATAACTCCAGGTGGAATAGTTTATGAAGCTGGAAGTGCAGCTCACTTTAGAACAGGGGACTGGAGATCTATGAAACCTGTATTTTTAAAAGATAAATGTACTAATTGTTTATTGTGTGTTCCTTGTTGCCCAGACTCTGCAATTCCTGTAAAAAATGGTGAGAGACTAGATTTTGATATGGATCATTGCAAAGGTTGTGGAATTTGTTATAAAGCTTGTCCATTTAAAGCAATAGAATTTATAAAAGAGTAA
- a CDS encoding Sapep family Mn(2+)-dependent dipeptidase — translation MELKRYIDEHFNETLDSIIKIINIRTVKGEKIGDAPYGVELKKALNEVLEIAKSLGFKVKNLDNYAGYAEYGEEEEYIAVLGHIDVVPEGDVENWSVPPYEGRIVGDQLVARGAIDNKGPIISALYSLKAVVDTEPNFNKRVRIIFGTNEESGDEDIKYYLSKEQPPKYAFTPDGRFPVIFSEKGIYTFSFRKKMDLSNTNILELKAGTRSNIVPELCTLKLKDTSKFNLKEKIVEVEKYSSNHFEIDGDTVKCIGKSAHASSPQKGINALLGMYQLLNLILDEKDSAKEFVEFIATKVGETYDGINLGIKTTNEEVGDLTISAGITNIVNDEIFVKFNIRYPASIDEKTLDSRLDEAGKNGNVVFFKENHNPPLYFEKSHPLVKELQDVYQEVTGRDEEPAALGGGTYAKLMPNTVAFGPNFKEYKGNPHSFDESMDINMLKQGMEIYAKAILKLSALIK, via the coding sequence ATGGAATTAAAAAGATATATTGATGAACATTTTAATGAGACATTAGATAGTATTATCAAGATAATCAATATAAGAACTGTAAAAGGTGAAAAAATAGGAGATGCTCCTTATGGAGTTGAACTAAAGAAAGCCTTAAATGAAGTGCTAGAAATAGCTAAATCTCTAGGATTTAAAGTTAAAAATTTAGATAACTATGCAGGATATGCAGAGTATGGAGAGGAAGAGGAATATATAGCTGTTCTTGGGCATATAGATGTAGTACCTGAAGGAGATGTTGAAAACTGGAGTGTACCACCATATGAAGGAAGAATAGTTGGAGATCAACTTGTAGCAAGAGGAGCTATTGATAATAAAGGTCCAATAATTTCAGCTCTTTACTCTTTAAAAGCTGTAGTTGATACTGAGCCTAACTTTAATAAAAGAGTGAGAATAATCTTTGGAACTAATGAAGAAAGTGGAGATGAAGATATAAAATATTATCTTTCTAAAGAGCAACCACCAAAATATGCTTTTACTCCAGATGGAAGATTTCCAGTAATATTTTCAGAAAAGGGGATTTATACTTTCTCTTTTAGAAAAAAAATGGATCTTTCAAATACAAATATTCTTGAATTAAAAGCAGGGACAAGATCTAATATTGTTCCAGAGCTATGTACTCTAAAATTAAAAGATACAAGTAAATTTAATTTAAAAGAGAAGATAGTAGAAGTGGAAAAATATTCTAGTAACCATTTTGAAATAGATGGAGATACAGTTAAATGTATTGGAAAATCAGCTCATGCTAGTTCACCTCAAAAGGGAATAAATGCTCTTTTAGGAATGTATCAACTTTTAAATTTAATCTTAGATGAAAAAGATTCTGCAAAAGAGTTTGTAGAATTTATAGCTACAAAAGTTGGAGAAACTTATGATGGAATTAATTTAGGAATAAAAACTACAAATGAGGAAGTAGGAGATCTTACTATAAGTGCAGGAATAACAAATATTGTAAATGATGAGATATTTGTTAAATTTAATATAAGATATCCAGCATCAATAGATGAAAAAACACTTGATTCAAGATTAGATGAAGCAGGTAAAAATGGAAATGTAGTTTTCTTTAAAGAAAATCATAATCCACCTCTTTATTTTGAAAAATCTCATCCTCTTGTAAAAGAGTTACAAGATGTATATCAAGAGGTTACAGGTAGAGATGAGGAGCCAGCAGCATTAGGTGGTGGAACATATGCAAAATTAATGCCTAATACAGTAGCTTTTGGACCAAACTTTAAAGAGTATAAGGGAAATCCACATAGCTTTGATGAAAGTATGGATATAAATATGTTAAAACAAGGTATGGAGATCTATGCTAAAGCTATTTTAAAGTTATCAGCTTTAATAAAATAA
- the porA gene encoding pyruvate ferredoxin oxidoreductase — MSIRERMSGNEAVAIAMRQINPDVVPAFPITPSTEIPQYFSKFVADGLVDTEFIPVESEHSAMSAAMGSQAAGARTMTATSSCGLALMWEMLYVVSSARLPITLACVNRALTGPININADHSDSMGARDAGWIQIYSETNQEAYDNMLQANRIGEHPDVQLPVMICQDGFITSHAVENIELLEDDKAKAFVGEYTPEDYLLNSKRPVAMGPYDIVSYYMEHKVNQAHAMINAKKVILEVAAEFEKLTGRKYGFFEEYRLDDAEVAIVVINSTAGTAKAAIDEMRKEGKKVGLLKIRVFRPFPMEEIAQALKHIKMVAVMDKSEGFSAAGGPVFAEVRSALYDCNPRPKMVNYVYGLGGRDVTTNHIKEIFETLLKEKDEEVKNRYRHFGVRG, encoded by the coding sequence ATGAGTATAAGAGAAAGAATGTCAGGAAATGAAGCCGTAGCAATAGCTATGAGACAAATAAATCCAGATGTAGTACCAGCTTTTCCAATCACTCCTTCTACAGAGATACCACAATATTTCTCTAAATTTGTTGCTGATGGATTAGTTGATACAGAGTTTATTCCAGTTGAATCAGAACATAGTGCAATGTCAGCTGCTATGGGTTCTCAAGCTGCTGGAGCTAGAACAATGACTGCAACTTCATCTTGTGGACTTGCACTTATGTGGGAGATGCTTTATGTTGTATCTTCAGCTAGATTACCTATTACACTTGCTTGTGTGAACAGAGCTCTTACTGGACCTATCAATATCAATGCTGATCATAGTGACTCTATGGGTGCTAGAGATGCTGGATGGATTCAAATATATAGTGAAACAAACCAAGAAGCTTATGACAATATGTTACAAGCTAATAGAATAGGTGAACATCCAGATGTTCAACTTCCTGTTATGATTTGCCAAGATGGATTTATCACAAGTCATGCTGTTGAAAATATAGAACTGCTTGAAGATGATAAAGCTAAAGCTTTTGTTGGAGAATATACTCCAGAAGATTATCTTTTAAATTCTAAAAGACCTGTAGCTATGGGACCTTATGATATTGTTTCATACTATATGGAGCACAAAGTTAATCAAGCTCATGCTATGATAAATGCTAAAAAAGTTATTCTTGAAGTAGCCGCTGAATTTGAAAAATTAACTGGAAGAAAATATGGATTCTTTGAAGAATATAGATTAGATGATGCAGAAGTAGCAATAGTTGTTATCAACTCTACTGCTGGAACTGCAAAAGCTGCTATAGATGAGATGAGAAAAGAGGGTAAAAAAGTTGGGCTTTTAAAAATAAGAGTATTTAGACCTTTCCCTATGGAAGAGATTGCTCAAGCACTTAAACATATAAAAATGGTAGCTGTTATGGATAAATCTGAGGGATTCTCTGCTGCTGGAGGACCTGTTTTTGCTGAAGTAAGGTCTGCTCTTTATGACTGTAACCCAAGACCTAAAATGGTAAACTATGTGTATGGACTTGGTGGTAGAGATGTTACTACAAACCATATCAAAGAGATCTTTGAAACTTTATTAAAAGAAAAAGATGAAGAGGTTAAAAATAGATATAGACATTTTGGTGTAAGAGGTTAG
- a CDS encoding PTS sugar transporter subunit IIC codes for MSKAIEILEEKLVPVAAWIAENKYVNGIRRAFIMMMPLLMIGSLFLMITAFPLPAYQRGMASLLGENWKDIFDIPVSATFNLIALFVAFLVAQQLAKQFELDSIAVGLLSLASFLILTPLGNTSEFGQVITFTWLGSKGMFVAMVIGVVTVKIFHFFVKRDILVKMPDGVPPEVIKSFEALIPGTVILATALLLRVGMEHTSYGTIHDFVYKMLALPLRALGTSYIGSILTVFAISILWSVGINSGSMVNGFVRPFWLENQAENIAALQAGQPLPHVITEQFFDMIWMGGAGVTLSLLLAIVIFAKSKHIKSVGAIGIVPGIFNINEPVLFGLPIILNPIMLIPFNIVPIVMVTTQYIAMNIGLVSKPLGVAFPWPTPAVISGFITVGDFSGALIQIANLIIGAMIYLPFLRIIDKASKKEEDEMERLEAEENK; via the coding sequence ATGAGTAAAGCAATAGAGATATTAGAAGAAAAATTAGTACCTGTAGCAGCTTGGATTGCTGAAAATAAATATGTCAACGGAATTAGAAGAGCATTTATAATGATGATGCCTCTATTGATGATAGGATCACTATTTTTAATGATAACAGCTTTCCCTTTACCAGCATATCAAAGAGGAATGGCAAGTCTTTTAGGAGAAAATTGGAAAGATATATTTGATATTCCAGTAAGTGCAACATTTAACTTAATTGCACTATTTGTAGCTTTTCTTGTAGCACAACAACTGGCAAAACAATTTGAACTTGATAGTATAGCAGTTGGACTATTATCTTTAGCTTCATTTTTAATTCTTACTCCACTAGGAAACACAAGTGAATTTGGACAAGTAATAACATTTACTTGGCTAGGAAGTAAAGGAATGTTTGTTGCTATGGTAATCGGTGTTGTAACAGTAAAAATATTCCATTTCTTTGTAAAAAGAGATATCTTAGTAAAAATGCCTGATGGAGTTCCACCTGAAGTAATAAAATCATTTGAAGCTCTTATTCCAGGAACAGTTATTCTTGCAACAGCTCTTCTATTAAGAGTGGGAATGGAACACACTTCTTATGGAACAATCCATGACTTTGTATATAAAATGTTAGCACTTCCATTAAGAGCATTAGGAACATCATACATTGGTTCAATTCTTACAGTATTTGCAATTTCAATTCTTTGGTCAGTAGGAATTAATAGTGGATCAATGGTAAATGGATTTGTAAGACCATTCTGGTTAGAAAACCAAGCTGAAAATATAGCAGCACTACAAGCTGGACAACCTCTACCACATGTTATAACAGAGCAATTCTTTGATATGATATGGATGGGAGGAGCAGGAGTTACATTATCACTATTACTTGCTATTGTAATCTTTGCTAAGAGTAAACATATAAAAAGTGTCGGAGCTATTGGAATTGTTCCAGGAATCTTTAATATCAATGAGCCAGTCCTATTTGGATTACCTATAATATTAAACCCAATTATGCTAATTCCATTTAATATTGTACCAATAGTTATGGTAACAACTCAATATATAGCAATGAATATTGGATTAGTTTCAAAACCATTAGGAGTAGCTTTCCCATGGCCTACACCAGCAGTAATCAGTGGATTTATTACAGTAGGAGATTTTAGTGGAGCATTAATTCAAATAGCAAACCTTATTATAGGAGCAATGATCTATCTTCCATTCTTAAGAATCATAGATAAAGCAAGTAAAAAAGAGGAAGATGAAATGGAAAGATTAGAAGCAGAAGAAAATAAATAG